The Enterococcus sp. 7F3_DIV0205 genome has a window encoding:
- a CDS encoding helix-hairpin-helix domain-containing protein has protein sequence MDYRKLLQKYKQYVIGSILLIVIICSIITFLRISSTSDELPEEELVMTSVSSSQLLETNSQSKQIYVDIKGAVENPGMYEGTANMRVWDAVMLAGGVNEEADTKQVNFSERIADQMVIYVPKHGEEFQKTEQNNGTQTSQNKETNKINLNQASETELQALPGVGQKKAQEIIRYREENGGFKTIEDLKNISGFGEKTFDKLKESITS, from the coding sequence ATGGATTATCGTAAGTTGTTACAGAAATATAAGCAATATGTCATTGGGAGTATTCTTCTAATAGTGATTATTTGTAGTATTATCACATTTTTGCGGATTAGCTCTACTTCTGATGAGTTGCCAGAAGAAGAATTAGTGATGACTTCTGTCAGTTCATCTCAGTTATTGGAAACTAATTCTCAATCTAAGCAGATATACGTGGATATAAAGGGTGCTGTTGAAAATCCGGGAATGTATGAAGGAACTGCGAATATGCGTGTCTGGGACGCTGTAATGCTCGCTGGAGGGGTGAATGAGGAGGCCGACACAAAACAAGTCAATTTTTCTGAACGAATTGCAGATCAGATGGTGATCTATGTACCAAAGCATGGGGAAGAATTTCAAAAAACTGAACAAAATAATGGCACACAAACTAGTCAAAATAAAGAAACAAATAAAATCAATCTCAATCAAGCAAGTGAAACTGAATTGCAAGCCTTACCTGGAGTTGGTCAGAAAAAAGCGCAAGAAATCATTCGTTATCGGGAAGAAAATGGGGGTTTTAAAACCATAGAGGATTTAAAAAATATTTCGGGCTTTGGCGAAAAAACATTTGATAAATTAAAAGAGTCCATTACATCCTAA
- a CDS encoding ComE operon protein 2 has translation MTLERIPWDQYFMAQSVLLSLRSTCTRLEVGATVVRDKRIIAGGYNGSVSGDVHCIDDGCYVVDGHCVRTIHAEMNAILQCAKFGIPTEGAEIYVTHFPCLQCTKMILQAGIKKIHYLKDYRNDEYAMALIQQVGATVDQVTLSKKYFAELQLGEEEIASVEEAPQTD, from the coding sequence ATGACACTAGAAAGAATTCCTTGGGATCAATATTTTATGGCACAAAGTGTGCTTTTATCGTTGAGAAGTACCTGTACACGGTTAGAGGTAGGAGCAACCGTAGTCAGGGATAAACGTATCATCGCTGGAGGTTATAATGGATCAGTAAGTGGAGATGTACATTGTATCGATGACGGTTGTTACGTGGTCGACGGGCACTGTGTTCGAACGATCCATGCAGAAATGAATGCCATCTTGCAGTGTGCAAAATTTGGTATTCCTACAGAAGGCGCAGAGATTTACGTAACTCATTTTCCTTGTTTGCAATGCACGAAGATGATCTTACAAGCAGGAATCAAAAAAATCCACTATTTGAAAGATTATCGAAATGACGAATACGCAATGGCTCTGATCCAACAAGTGGGCGCAACTGTAGATCAAGTTACACTATCAAAGAAATATTTTGCTGAACTACAATTAGGAGAAGAAGAGATTGCTTCAGTGGAAGAAGCACCTCAAACAGATTAA